ACGCTGGTCTCCGGCGGCGGCAACGTCTCGGCCATGGGTGCGGTCGCCCGCGCCGCACGCTCGTCCAACGGCCGCACCGTCGGCGTGATCCCCAAGGCTCTGGTGCACCGCGAACTCGCTGACGTGGACGCCGAAGAACTCGTGGTCACCGACACCATGCGGGAACGCAAGAAGGAGATGGAGGACCGCTCCGACGCGTTCATCGCGCTGCCCGGTGGCATCGGCACGCTGGAGGAGTTCTTCGAGGCGTGGACGGCGGGCTACCTGGGGATGCACGAGAAACCCGTGGTGCTGCTCGATCCGTTCGGTCATTACGACGGATTGTTGACCTGGTTGCGCGGCCTCGTGGACTCCGGCTACGTGACCAGCCAGGCCCTGGACCGGCTGGTCGTCGTCGACGAGGTCGCCGCGGCGCTCGACGTCTGCGCGCCGCTTACCTAGAACCGGCGGTAACGGCGGTTACCAGCGCGGCTATGGTGTTGGCCACACGAGAGCCATCTCGAGACCCAACCAACGCGCAGGGGGAGACCGCATGACCGACCAGAAATCGGGCACCAGGAGCAGCGTCGGCCTACTCGACCTCGCCAGCCAGGTACCCGGTCTGCTGATGGATGCGCCGGTCATCGCGCGGGGCGTGCTCACCGGGATGATGGCCCGGCCCACGGCCAAGACCTCGATCGGCAAGGTGTTCCAGGAGCGGGCCGCCCAGTACAGCGACCGGGTTTTCCTGAAGTTCGGCGATGAGCGGATCACCTACCGCGAGGCCAACGAGACGGTCAACCGCTATGCGGCCGTGCTCGCCGCCAAAGGCGTCGGCCACGGCGACGTGGTCGGGGTGATGCTGCGCAACTCGCCCGACGCGGTGCTGCTGATGCTCGCGATCGTCAAGTGCGGCGCCGTCGCGGGCATGCTCAACTACCACCAGCGCGGCAAGGTCCTGGCGCACAGCTTCGGGCTGCTCGACGCCGCGGCCGTGGTGGCCGAGTCCGACCTGATCGAGCACGTCACCGAATGCGGGGCCGAGGTCAACGGCCTGATCACGGTCGAGGAACTGCGCAGGCTGGCGTCCACCGCGCCCACCACGAACCCGGCCAGCACGTCGGCTGTCCTGGCCAAGGACAAGGCCTTCTACATCTTCACCTCGGGCACCACCGGCATGCCCAAGGCCAGCGTCATGACGCACTACCGCTGGCTGCGCGCCCTGGCCGGATTCGGCGGCCTGGGACTGCGGCTGCACAGCGATGACACCCTGTACTGCTGCCTGCCGCTCTATCACAACAACGCGCTGACCGTCTCGGTCGGATCGGCACTCAACTCGGGTGCCGCGCTGGCCCTCGGCAAGTCGTTCTCTGCCTCGCGGTTCTGGGACGACGTCATCGCCTACGACGCCACCGCGTTCGTCTACATCGGAGAGATCTGCGGCTACCTGCTCAACCAGCCGCCCAAGCCGACCGACCGCGCGCACAAGGTGCGCGTCATCGTCGGCAACGGACTCCGTCCGGCCATCTGGGACGAGTTCACCCAGCGGTTCGGCATCCCGCGCGTCTGCGAGTTCTACGCCGCCAGCGAGGGCAACACCGCCTTCGTCAACGTCTTCAACGTGTCGAAGTCCACCGGCATCTGCCCGAGCCCGGTGGCCTTCGTCGAATACGACGCCGACAGCGGCGAACCCGCCCGTGGTGCCGACGGCCGGCTGCGCAAGGTCAAGCGCGGCGAGCCGGGGCTGATGCTGTCGAAGATCAGCGCGCTGCAGCCGTTCGACGGGTACACCGATCCCTCGGCCAGCGAGAAGAAGCTGGTGCGCAACGCGTTCAAGGAAGGCGACGTCTGGTTCAACACCGGCGACCTGATGCGTTCGCAGGGGCTGGGCCACGCCGCGTTCGCCGACCGCCTTGGTGACACCTTCCGGTGGAAGGGCGAGAACGTGGCGACCACCGAGGTGGAAGCCGCGCTCGCCGGGAACCCGGCCGTCGACGAGTGCACGGTGTTCGGTGTCGAGGTGCCCGGTGCGGGCGGCCGCGCCGGCATGGCCGCCGTCCAGCTCAAGGCCGACCACGAGTTCGACGGGAAGGCGATCGCCGACGCGTTCTACAGCCACCTGCCCTCGTACGCCGTGCCGCTGTTCGTCCGCGTCGTCACCGAACTCGCCCACACCTCCACGTTCAAGAGCCAGAAGGTGGAGCTGCGCAAGCAGGGCTACGGATCGGACATCAAGGACCCGCTGTACGTGCTGGCCGGCCGCGACGAAGGCTACGTGCCGTTCTACCCCGAGTACCCCGAGGAAGTGACGGCCGGAAAGCGGCCCAAGTAGTAGGCCGCGCCGGTTTCTACCCGCGGGTCGTCGGCGGTGTCGAGTCACGACCCCGAGGTGGAAAACCAGGGCGGATGCCGCACCAGGCACTATGGAGGCGTGTTGTCGACGTTCTGTGGTCGCCCGGTCGCGGCTGACCGTGCGCTGATCATGGCGATCGTCAACCGGACCCCGGACTCGTTCTACGACCGCGGGGCCACCTTCACCGACGACGCGGCCAAGGCGGCGGCGCAGCGCGTCATCGACGAGGGCGCCGACGTGATCGACGTCGGCGGGGTCAAAGCCGGCCCCGGCAGCATGGTCGACGCCGACGAGGAGATCGCCCGCGTCGTGCCGTTCATCGAATGGCTGCGCACCACCTACCCCGACCAGCTGATCAGCGTCGACACCTGGCGTGCGGCGGTCGCCAAGCAGGCCTGTGCGGCCGGGGCCGATCTGATCAACGACACCTGGGCGGGCGCGGATCCGGCGCTGCCGGAGGTGGCCGCCGAGTTCGGAGCGGGCCTGGTGTGCTCACACACCGGCGGCGCCGTGCCGCGCACCCGGCCGTTCCGGGTGAACTACGGGATCACCGAACGCGGCGTCGTCGACGACGTCATCGCCGAGGTGACCGCCGCTGCCGAGCGGGCGGTAGCAACGGGTGTGCCTGCCGACCGGATCCTGATCGACCCGACCCATGATTTCGGTAAAAACACTCATCACGGTCTTAGTTTGTTGCGCCACGTAAAAGATCTTGTTAAGACCGGATGGCCAGTCCTGATGGCGCTGAGCAACAAGGATTTCGTCGGGGAGACTCTGGGTGTGGATCTGACCGAACGCCTGGAGGGCACCCTGGCCGCGACGGCACTGGCCGCCGCGGATGGAGCCGCCATGTTCCGGGTACACGAGGTCGGACCCACTCGGCGCGTGCTGGAAATGGTCGCGTCGATCCAGGGAGTGCGGGCACCCGCACGAACAGTGAGGGGGCTCGCGTGACCGCTCTGCCTGATCTGTCCGTCGCCGACGGCGTCGTCGGCCACCGCTGGCTGACCGACCACAGCTGGAACCGGCCGAATTGGACCATCGCCGAACTGGAGGCCGCCAAGGCCGGCCGCACGGTCTCGGTCGTGCTGCCCGCCCTCAACGAGGAAGAAACCGTCGCCTCCGTCGTCGAGACCATCACCCCGCTGCTCGGCGGGCTGGTCGATGAGCTGATCGTGCTCGACTCGGGTTCCACCGACGACACCGAGATTCGCGCGGTGGCCGCCGGGGCCCGCGTGATCAGCCGCGAGGTGGCGCTGCCCGAGATCGCACCGCAGCCGGGCAAGGGTGAGGTGCTGTGGCGCTCACTGGCCGCCACCACGGGCGACATCATCGCCTTCGTCGACTCCGACCTGATCGACCCCGACCCGATGTTCGTCCCCAAGCTGCTGGGCCCGCTGCTCACCGCCGACGGTGTGCACCTGGTCAAGGGCTTCTACCGGCGCCCGCTCAAGGTCAGCGGCGCCGAGGACGCCAACGGCGGCGGCCGGGTCACCGAGCTGGTGGCACGCCCGCTGCTGGCCTCGCTGCGCCCCGAACTGAACTGCGTGCTGCAGCCGCTGGGCGGCGAGTACGCGGGCACGCGCGAGTTGTTGACCTCGGTGCCGTTCGCGCCCGGTTACGGCGTGGAGATCGGCCTGCTGGTCGACACCTACGACCGGCTGGGCCTGGACGCCATCGCCCAGGTGAACCTGGGGGTGCGGGCGCACCGCAACCGGCCGTTGACCGAGCTGGCCTCGATGAGCCGGCAGGTCATCGCGACCCTGTTGTCGCGGTGCGGCATCGCCGATTCGGGGGTGGGGCTGACGCAGTTCTACGCCGACGGTGACGACTTCACCCCGCGGGTGTCGTCGGTGTCGCTGGCCGACCGCCCGCCGATGGTCACCCTGCGCCCGCGCTAGATGTCGCATGCGTGAGGCAGTATCGAGGGCGTGACACTGATACTGCTGTACCTGGTGGTGCTGGTTCTGGTGGCCACGGTGCTGTTCGGTCTGGGCAGCGTCATCTTCGGCCGGGGTGAGTCGCTGCCGCCGTTACCGCGAGGGACGACGGCGACGGTCCTGCCCGCCTCGGGCGTCACCGGTGCCGATGTGGATGCGGTCAAGTTCGCCCAGGTCGTTCGCGGCTACAAGACCAGCGAGGTCGACTGGGTCCTGGATCGGCTGGGGCGCGAACTGGACGCGGTGCGCGGGGAGCTGGCCGCGGTCCGCGCGGCCTACGGGGTGCCCGCCGACTTCGGCGAGGAGGACGACGCCGACGAGGACGAAGAGGTGTCGGCCACCGCAGGCGAGGTCCGCACCTCGGAGGAGTCGTGACCGACGACAAGATCCGGTGCGGCTGGGCCGTGCAATCGGGCGACGCCCTCTACCGCGACTATCACGACACCGAGTGGGGCAGGCCGCTGCGGGATTCCGCCGCGCTGTTCGAGCGAATCAGCCTGGAGGCGTTCCAGAGCGGGCTGAGCTGGCTGACCATCCTGCGCAAGCGGGAGAATTTCCGGGCCGCATTCGACGGGTTCGATGCGGCCACCGTCGCCAAGTACACCGACGACGACGTCGAGCGGCTGATGGCCGACGCGGGCATCGTGCGCAACCGGGCCAAGATCGTCGCGACCATAGCCAACGCCAGGGCGGTCACCGACCTCGACGTCGACCTGGGCGAGCTGCTGTGGTCGTTCGCCCCGCCGGCCCGGCCGCGGCCCGCTGACCTGGCACAAGTGCCTGCCGTGACGCCGGAATCGACCGCGATGGCCAAGGAGCTCAAACGTCGGGGCTTCAAATTCGTCGGCCCCACCACGGCATATGCGTTGATGCAGGCCACCGGGATGGTCGACGATCACATCGCGTCCTGCTGGGTTCCGCCGACCGCCCAAAAGTGACATCAGTCGGTATCCGATGGGTCTTTGCACAAGCATCGGCGTGGATAAGGAACAATAGGGGGAGTTCAGTAGCAGTTCAACGCCGGGTGCCGCCAACGAGTGGGCGGCTTCGGCCCCAACCTGGCCCGCTGACGCGGGTCGGCGAAGTTGGAGGGAGCACTCGATGGCGGCGATGAAGCCCCGGACTGGTGACGGTCCACTGGAAGCAACCAAAGAGGGGCGAGGGATCGTGATGCGAGTACCGCTGGAAGGCGGTGGGCGCCTCGTTGTCGAACTGACTCCCGACGAGGCTGCGGCGCTGGGCGACGAACTCAAGGCCGTCACCAGCTGATCGACTTCGCAAGGTGTCCGCTCAGGCGGACACCTTGCGGTATATCTCCAGGGTCTGCTCAGCGATGTGCGCCCAGGAGAATTCTGCGATGCACCGCTGGCGTCCGGCCTCGCCGTACTTCCTGGCGGTTTCCGGCTCGGCCACCAGTGAGTTGACCGCGTCGGCCAGCCGCATCTCGAAGAAGCGCGGGTCCGTGGCGTCGTAGTGCACCAGAAGACCGGTCTGATGGTCGGCGACGACCTCCGGGATACCGCCGACGTCGGAGGCCACCACCGGCGTCGAACAGGCCATCGCTTCCAGGTTCACGATGCCCAACGGCTCGTACACCGAGGGGCACACGAAAACCGTGGCAGCGGAAAGTATTTCGCGGATCTTGTTGATCGGCAGCATTTCGCGCACCCAGAACACGCCGGTGCGGGCCCTGGCCAGCTCGGCCACCGCCGAGGACACCTCGGCGGCGATCTCCGGGGTATCCGGGGCGCCTGCGCACAACACCAGCTGAACGTCCGGACTGAACCGGTGGGCCGCGGCCACCAGATGGGCGACGCCCTTCTGGCGGGTGATGCGCCCGACGAAGGCCACGATCGGGCGACTCAGGTCGACGCCGAGTTCGGCGAGCACCGAGTCGTGGTCGGCCGGTGGGGCCGGGTACCAGACGTCCGTGTCGATCCCGTTGCGCACCACGTGGACCCGGCCGGGATCGAGCGCCGGGTACGTGCGCAGCACGTCGTCGCGCATACCGGAGCTCACCGCGATCACCGCGTCGGCGGCCTCGATCGCGGTGCGCTCCACCCACGAGGACACCCGGTAGCCCCCGCCGAGCTGTTCGGCCTTCCATGGCCGCAGCGGCTCCAGTGAATGCGCGGTCAGCACGTGAGGGATGCCGTAGAGCAGCCCGGTCAGATGCCCGGCCATCCCGGCGTACCAGGTGTGCGAGTGCACAACCGTGGCCGCCGCCGCGGAGTTGACCATGTTGAGGTCCGCGGACAGTGTCGACAGCGCCGCGTTGGCGCCGCGCAGCGCCGGGTCGGGCTGCGCGACGAAGGCACCGTCCCGCGGGGCGCCCATGCAGTGCACGTCGACAGCGCACAGCTGACGCAGCTGTGCGACGAGTTCGGTCACGTGCACTCCGGCACCGCCGTACACCTCGGGTGGATATTCCCGAGTCATCATGGCCACCCGCATATCCGAGACGGTAGTAGGTCGCAGTGGGTCCAGCTACACCGCACACTTCTGTTGCCATTGGCTGGCCGCGTTGCTGGTTGGCGGATAGGTTTGGACGCATGAGGGAGTTGCCACATGTGCTGGGCATAGTTCTGGCCGGGGGAGAGGGCAAGCGGCTGTATCCGTTGACAGCCGATCGTGCCAAGCCGGCAGTTCCCTTCGGCGGCGCCTACCGGCTGATCGACTTCGTGCTGTCCAATCTGGTGAACGCCCGGTACCTCCGGATCTGCGTTCTGACGCAATACAAGTCGCATTCACTGGACCGTCACATCAGCCAGAACTGGCGGCTCTCGGGCCTGGCCGGCGAGTACATCACCCCGGTGCCGGCCCAGCAGCGGCTCGGGCCGCGCTGGTACACCGGATCGGCGGATGCGATCTACCAGTCGCTCAACCTGATCTACGACGAAGACCCGGACTACATCATCATCTTCGGCGCCGACCACGTGTACCGCATGGATCCCGAGCAGATGCTGCGGTTCCACATCGACAGCGGGGCCGGCGCGACCGTGGCCGGGATCCGGGTGCCGCGCGCCGAGGCCAGTGCGTTCGGCTGCATCGACGCCGACGATTCCGGGCGCATCAGGGAATTCGTGGAAAAGCCCGCGGATCCGCCGGGTACCCCCGACGATCCGGAGCAGACCTTCGTGTCGATGGGCAATTACATCTTCACCACGAAGGTGCTCATCGACGCGATCCGCGCCGACGCCGACGACGACCACTCCGACCACGACATGGGCGGCGACATCATTCCCCGGCTGGTGTCCGACGGCATGGCCGCGGTCTACGACTTCAACAACAACGAGGTGCCGGGGGCCACCGAACGCGATCACGGCTACTGGCGCGACGTCGGAACCCTGGACGCGTTCTACGACGCACACATGGATCTGGTGTCCGTGCACCCGGTGTTCAACCTCTACAACAAGCGCTGGCCGATCCGCGGCGAGTCGGAGAATCTGGCGCCGGCCAAGTTCGTCAACGGGGGATCGGCGCAGGAGTCGGTGGTCGGCGCCGGCAGCATCATTTCGGCTGCCTCGGTGCGTAATTCGGTGCTGTCGTCCAACGTGGTGATCGACGACGGCGCCATCGTGGAGGGCAGCGTGCTGATGCCGGGGGTGCGGATCGGCCGGGGCGCGGTGGTGCGCCACGCGATCCTCGACAAGAACGTGGTGGTCGGCCCGGGTGAGATGGTCGGCGTGGACCTCGACAAGGACCGGGAGCGGTTCGCGATCAGCGCGGGCGGCGTGGTGGCCGTCGGCAAGGGTGTGTGGATCTGACCTGACCCGTCGTCAGCGCGGGCTCACTCCCATGGGTCCACCGCGGCCGGCCGCGGCGCCGCACTGGTGCGCGCGTTGGCGCCCACCTTGGCCTCGTTCCGCCGATTGCGCCACCGCCAGAGCCGGAAGGCGCCCCAGAGCAACGCCAGCAGTGCGACGAGCACCAGGACCGGCAGCAGGATCGCCACGAAAACCAGACCGACGCTGGTGACGTCCTCGACGGTGGACAGCACGGGTGCGGCGACCCCGGCCGTTGCGACGTTGGCCGCCGGTCTCACCGTCGACTTGGTCAACGACACCACGAGCGCGGTGACCGCACCGATCGCCACCGGAATCCATTGGCCGGACTGGGCGAAGGCACCCGGGTCGGCGACGGCGGCAGTCTGCGACGCGGTACCCGAGCCGAACACTATGCCGCCCGCCGTCGGGCGGACGAAGGTCTGGATCGTGTCGTTGACGGAGTCGAGTGCGGGGATCTTGTCGGCCACCACTTCGACGATCAGCAGCACCGCGACGATCGCCATCACCCAGCCGTTCTCCAGCCAGGACCATCCCGCAGGCAACGACACCAGATGGGTGAAGCGTGACAGCAGGCCCAGCGCCAGCAACGGGATGTAGGCGTTGAGCCCCGCCGCGGTGGCCAGGCCGAAGCCGGTCAACAGTTCCATTACTGCAGTATGCGGCGAACTCGGCCCGGTGCCAGGTAGTTCGCCGTTATCGGCTTTGGGTCGCCCGGTTCCAGGCCAGTGGGTTCAGCTCGCGGTAGGGGTCCTCGGCGCGCAGGGTCAGCAGATCATCCAGGCTTCGCTCCAGCATTTCCTGGGTGCCCTGTTTGACGGTGTCGACCCATTTCGCGTCCGAGGTCCGTGCCGGTTTCGTGGTGCCGATCGGCTCCGCGAAACTCAGATACATGCGTTGTGGCCGTGGGATCAGGGTGGGGCCGATACCGCGGACCAGGGGCATGGCCCTGTCGCGCTGCCCGGTCAGTTTCTCGCTGACGGCCTGGCTGAGCCGGCCCAACCAGTGGTCGCGGGTCGTCACTCCCACGTACACGTCGTCGCCGCCGACGAGTGCGACGGGGACGATGGGGTAGCCGTGTTCGATGGCGACGCGCGCGAATCCGGCGCGGCCTTCCCAGCGCAGCTTGTATTGCTCGCCCTTGAACTTGCCGATCTCTCGGCCGCCGCCGGGAAACACCATGACGGGCTCGTCGTGCGCCATCAGTTCGCGGGCGCCCTCGGGGGATCCGACGACGGCCCCGCAGGCCGCCATGACGTCGGAGAGGGGTCGGGGCATGTCACCGAATCGACGGTCGGTCAGCGCCCGCACCCGCATCCCGATCTCGCGGCGCACCACGTACGGGATCAGCAGCGTCTCGGTGCCGAACTGGGTGTGGTTGCCCACCAACAGAAATCGGCCGTCGCGGGGCAGATTCTCCAGGCCGTCCACATAGGGCCGGTAGAGGTTGACCAGCGGGTCGACGCCGTCGGCGACGGCTTCCACCGCGCGGCGCAAGGTCTGGACGTGGCTGGGCTGGTTCATGATCTCGTCGATCTTGGTGACGGACATGCTGTCGATCATACCGAACGAACTAGTTCGTCTGCTATGGTGTCGCTGTGAGAAGCACGACAGAGCTGCGTGGCGAGATCCTGGGCGCGGCGCGCGCCGAATTCGCCAGGTACGGCCTTGCCGGCGCCCGGATCGACCGGATCGCTCGCGCGGCACACGCCAGCAAGGAGCGGCTCTACGCCCACTTCGGGGACAAGGAGACCCTGTTCCGTGAGGTGTTCGCGGCGGACGCGGCCGAGTTCTTCCAGTCGGTCACCCTGCGGCCGGACGCGGTCCCCGACTTCGTCGGCGACATCTACGACCTGGTCTGCCGCCGGCCCGAACATCTGCGCATGATCACCTGGGCTCAACTCGAGGGATTCAGCCTCGACGAACCCGAGACCGGTGGTGCGCCCGCGCACGCTCAAGCGGTGGCCGCGATCGAAGCGGCACAGGCCGACGGTCACGTCGACCCCATCTGGAATCCGACCGATCTGATCGCGATGTTGTTCGGCATCGGTATGGCGTGGGCACACCTACCGCACCCCGAGGTGGCCACCGATGATCCGGCCGTCCTGGCCTCGCGCCGGGCCGCCGCCGTCGAAGCCGCCGCCCGGATCAGCGCCGCGCGGGGAAACATGGGTGCCGCGACCTAACATCGGGTTATGCGAGCGCGTGGTCACGAGAGCGCTGTGGCGGCAGGGTGGGACATCGCCAGACCGTCGAATCGGACCCCGGGTCGGCGGATGGCGGGCTTTCGTGATCGCGCCACCGATCTGGTCGAGCTGCCCATCGTTCCGCGTCCGGCCGTTACCGTTGTGTTCGAGTTCGGTGATTGCGTGCTGGCGGTCGACGATAACGCGGGCCGACAGCAGTGGGGGAGCCTGGTCGCCGGACCCGGTCCTTGCGCCGTCCGTGTCCAAACTCGATCCGCCGCATGCGTCGAAGTCCTCGTGTCCCCGGTTCTGGCAACCGCAGTGCTCGGTGTGTCCCCAGCTGAACTCGACAACAATGTCGTTGTTCTAGACGACCTTTGGGGTCGTGAGGCATCACGAATGCGGCAGCAGTTGACCGATGCTCGGTCGTGGGGAGACCGCTTCGAGTTGACCGAGGCCCTGATCTCCAAACGACTAGGGCTGGGTCCGGCAGCCGATCCGCAGGTGGTCTGGGCGTGGAACCGCATGCTGGCCTGCCGAGGCCAAATCAGAGTCGAGCGCCTGGCAGCGGAGCTTGAATGGAGCCGTAAGCGGCTGTGGTCAAGATTCCGGCACCAGATCGGACTGTCGCCGAAACGGGCTGCTGCCCTGATCCGGTTCGATCACGCTGCTCGCCGGCTCATGAACGGGGAGACACCGGCGCGGGTCGCCGTCGAGTGTGGCTACGTCGATCAATCCCACTTCCATCGAGATGCCTTGTCGTTCACCGGAATGACTCCGACGAGCCTGGCTCGGAGCCCTGGATCGGCGATCGATCGCATCGCGTATCCGCAGTAGGGAACATTCGTACAAGATTTCCGTAAATGCTGCGTGTGAGGGTGTGACCATGCAACGTCACGATCCCATCGCCATTGCCGCTGACCTGGCACCGTTCGACTTCAGGGAGGTCGCGCCGTTCAACGGCGCTGCGTTCTGCATGTATTACGGTGACCAGCTGGACAAATCCGAATGGGAACTCCACCCCGACACCGACGAGCTGTTGATGGTGTTGAAGGGCCGGGTGACCGTTGAGGTCCTCACCGACACGGAGTCTCATCGAACTGAGCTCACCGCCGGACAATTTGTGGTCGTGCCCAAGGGGCACTGGCATCGTCACGTCGAGGTGCAGGATGTCGTCGAGCTCTTCTTCACACCCGGCGTCACTGAGGAATCCACCGCCGATGACCCGCGGCAGCAAGCGCAGGCACGATGAACCTGCGTGGCGCGACGACGCTGGTAACCGGCGCCACCGGCGGCATCGGGCAGGCGATCGCGGCCAAGCTGGCCGCCCATGGCAGCGAGCTGGTACTGACCGGGCGCCGAGCCGACATCCTTGAGCCGATGGCCGAGAAGCTGAATGGGCGGGCCTTTCCCGCTGATCTGGCTGACGAGCGCGCGATCGAGGCGTTGCTTGTGGCGGCCGGTCCGATCGACGTGGTGGTGGCCAACGCGGCGCTGCCGGCCACCGGCCTTCTGGCCGACTATTCCGGCCATCAGATCGACCGGGCGCTCGCCGTCAACCTCCGTGCGCCCATCCTGATGGCAAAGCTGGCCGGGGAGGGCATGGTCGCTCGGCGGCGAGGCCACCTGGTGTTCATCAATTCACTATCGGGCAAGACCGCATCCGGATATGCATCCCTGTACAACGCAACCAAGTTCGGCATGCGCGGCTTTGCGCTCGCGCTTCGTGAGGATCTGCGTACTCACAACGTCGGCGTGTCGACGATCTTTCCGGGATACGTCCGCAATGCAGGAATGTTCGCTGATTCCGGTGCGAAATTACCGGTGGGGATCGGCACTCGTTCCCCGGAGGACGTGGCCGGTGCCACGGTACGAGCGATCGAACGGGACCTCGCCGAGGTCGATGTCGCGCCGTGGCCTATGCGGATGATCGGCTGGGCGGGAGGGGCCGCCCCATGGCTGGCGGCGGCGATTCAGCGCCGAGCCGGGGCGGATGCCATCACCGCACAACTGGCCGAGGGGCAACGCTACAAACGCTGATCTCACCAGACGTAGGGCAGCAGCCGGTAGCGGACCTTCCGGGTGTACTCGTCGTAGCCGGCGAGCTCGGCGCGCAGCATCTTCTCCTCGTCACTGATGCGAAGTGCGAGCAGGGCGAACCCGGGGATGAGCAGCAGCAGGGCCCAGTACGAGCCGAGAGCCAGCGGCAGCCCGATCATCATGATCACGTTGCCGAAGTACATCGGGTGACGGACGAGCCCGTACAGACCGGTGGACACGACCGTCTGCCCGGCCTCCACCTTCACGTTGGCAGCCGCGTAGCTGTTTTGGATGACCACCAGCATCGCGATGCCGAGTCCGGTCGCCACCAACACATTTCCGA
Above is a window of Mycolicibacterium boenickei DNA encoding:
- a CDS encoding lysophospholipid acyltransferase family protein, whose protein sequence is MSVTKIDEIMNQPSHVQTLRRAVEAVADGVDPLVNLYRPYVDGLENLPRDGRFLLVGNHTQFGTETLLIPYVVRREIGMRVRALTDRRFGDMPRPLSDVMAACGAVVGSPEGARELMAHDEPVMVFPGGGREIGKFKGEQYKLRWEGRAGFARVAIEHGYPIVPVALVGGDDVYVGVTTRDHWLGRLSQAVSEKLTGQRDRAMPLVRGIGPTLIPRPQRMYLSFAEPIGTTKPARTSDAKWVDTVKQGTQEMLERSLDDLLTLRAEDPYRELNPLAWNRATQSR
- a CDS encoding TetR family transcriptional regulator — encoded protein: MRSTTELRGEILGAARAEFARYGLAGARIDRIARAAHASKERLYAHFGDKETLFREVFAADAAEFFQSVTLRPDAVPDFVGDIYDLVCRRPEHLRMITWAQLEGFSLDEPETGGAPAHAQAVAAIEAAQADGHVDPIWNPTDLIAMLFGIGMAWAHLPHPEVATDDPAVLASRRAAAVEAAARISAARGNMGAAT
- a CDS encoding helix-turn-helix domain-containing protein yields the protein MRQQLTDARSWGDRFELTEALISKRLGLGPAADPQVVWAWNRMLACRGQIRVERLAAELEWSRKRLWSRFRHQIGLSPKRAAALIRFDHAARRLMNGETPARVAVECGYVDQSHFHRDALSFTGMTPTSLARSPGSAIDRIAYPQ
- a CDS encoding cupin domain-containing protein yields the protein MQRHDPIAIAADLAPFDFREVAPFNGAAFCMYYGDQLDKSEWELHPDTDELLMVLKGRVTVEVLTDTESHRTELTAGQFVVVPKGHWHRHVEVQDVVELFFTPGVTEESTADDPRQQAQAR
- a CDS encoding SDR family NAD(P)-dependent oxidoreductase — encoded protein: MNLRGATTLVTGATGGIGQAIAAKLAAHGSELVLTGRRADILEPMAEKLNGRAFPADLADERAIEALLVAAGPIDVVVANAALPATGLLADYSGHQIDRALAVNLRAPILMAKLAGEGMVARRRGHLVFINSLSGKTASGYASLYNATKFGMRGFALALREDLRTHNVGVSTIFPGYVRNAGMFADSGAKLPVGIGTRSPEDVAGATVRAIERDLAEVDVAPWPMRMIGWAGGAAPWLAAAIQRRAGADAITAQLAEGQRYKR
- a CDS encoding methyltransferase family protein, with the translated sequence MKLGLQAATSAVVGFAVFAILVFGPAGTFDYWQGWVFIAVFAVASTLPSIYLASHDPAALRRRMQAGPTAETRPVQKFASTMAFLLLAVMIVAGALDHRLGWSAVPAVVSVLGNVLVATGLGIAMLVVIQNSYAAANVKVEAGQTVVSTGLYGLVRHPMYFGNVIMMIGLPLALGSYWALLLLIPGFALLALRISDEEKMLRAELAGYDEYTRKVRYRLLPYVW